A stretch of Ipomoea triloba cultivar NCNSP0323 chromosome 11, ASM357664v1 DNA encodes these proteins:
- the LOC115997286 gene encoding pentatricopeptide repeat-containing protein At3g03580, translating to MTPYTLIAKALSMTTNPRDLHKVHAFIILSGKQQSVFFSGKLISRYSEFKDPLSSISVFRLNSPTENVYLWNTIIRSMNHNGLFSMALEFYTQMRNSGIKPDNYTFPSVINSCGSLSDMEMGNSVHDHVLEMGFESDLYIGNALIDMYARMNDLGRAWKVFDGLPSKDLVSWNTLISAYSANAYWEEALEAFHQARLCGLVPDSFTVSSVLPACGGLVKVGEGQMVHGLVEKMGTKKDMNLSNGLLSMYYKFERPMDCQKLFGEMTDRDTVTWNIMICGYSQLGLYNESIKMFLEMGCEYKPDLMTLTSVLNACGHVGDLKLGRYIHDCIARNGYECDVTANNIIISTYAKCGDLMASREAFRSMKCRDSVSWNCLISGYADNGFHKEAIELFKMMKTEMLPDFVTYVTLLSVCTQLVNVGCAKELHCDIIKKGYESMTLLGNALVDIYAKCGQMEDSLKQFDNMNSRDTVTWNTIIAACSHSEDCSMGFRMVRRMRLEGMMPDVATILSTLPLCSMLAAKRQGKEMHGLILRFGFETDVPVGNALIEMYSKSGSLRNSVMVFESMKTRDIVTWTAMITAYGMYGEGKKALRVFEEMKQTGIVLDHIAFVAIIYACSHSGLVQEGRACFDQMKRNHHIEPRIEHYACMVDLLSRSGLLAEAEKFILSMPLQPDASIWGALLSGCRANGDTKTAERALHHLSELNSDDPGYHVLASNMYATLGKWDKVRTIRKSLKARGLRKDPGRSWLEIHNKIYVFGTGDRSFEQYTEVNSLLRILYGLMAKEGYVVNLNSVLHDVDEDEKIDMVCEHSERLAIAFGLINTKPGTPLQIMKNLRVCGDCHTATKYISKIVHREILVRDANRFHLFKDGTCSCRDLW from the coding sequence ATGACTCCATATACTTTAATCGCCAAAGCTTTGTCTATGACAACAAACCCAAGAGATCTACACAAAGTTCACGCATTTATAATCCTATCGGGAAAACAACAGTCTGTATTCTTTTCCGGTAAGCTCATTTCCAGGTACTCAGAGTTCAAAGACCCTCTCTCTTCGATATCCGTTTTTCGCTTAAATTCACCTACGGAAAATGTTTATTTGTGGAATACCATCATTAGGAGCATGAATCATAATGGGCTGTTCTCTATGGCATTGGAGTTTTATACCCAAATGAGAAATTCAGGAATTAAGCCGGATAATTATACTTTCCCTTCAGTTATTAATTCTTGTGGTAGTTTATCTGATATGGAGATGGGAAATAGTGTTCATGATCATGTGTTGGAAATGGGTTTCGAGTCGGATTTGTATATTGGCAATGCTTTGATTGATATGTATGCTAGGATGAATGATTTGGGGCGTGCGTGGAAAGTGTTTGATGGATTGCCTAGCAAAGATTTGGTTTCGTGGAATACTCTCATTTCAGCGTATAGTGCCAATGCGTATTGGGAGGAAGCATTGGAGGCTTTTCATCAGGCTAGATTGTGTGGTTTGGTGCCTGATTCTTTTACTGTGTCGAGTGTTCTTCCAGCATGTGGGGGCCTGGTGAAGGTTGGGGAGGGGCAGATGGTTCATGGGTTGGTGGAGAAGATGGGGACTAAGAAAGATATGAATCTTAGTAATGGGTTGCTGTCAATGTACTATAAGTTCGAGAGGCCGATGGATTGTCAGAAGCTCTTCGGTGAGATGACAGATAGAGATACAGTTACCTGGAACATCATGATTTGTGGGTATTCACAGTTGGGTTTGTATAATGAGTCAATCAAGATGTTTCTAGAAATGGGTTGTGAATATAAACCCGATTTGATGACACTCACTTCTGTTCTAAATGCTTGTGGTCACGTGGGGGACTTGAAGTTGGGGAGGTATATTCATGACTGCATAGCGAGGAATGGATATGAATGTGACGTTACAGCTAACAATATTATAATTAGCACGTATGCAAAATGTGGTGACTTGATGGCTTCAAGGGAAGCTTTCCGCAGCATGAAATGCAGGGATTCGGTGTCATGGAATTGCTTGATTAGTGGTTATGCTGATAATGGATTCCATAAAGAGGCAATAGAGCTTTTTAAAATGATGAAGACAGAAATGCTTCCTGATTTTGTAACTTATGTGACTCTTCTATCAGTCTGTACTCAATTGGTAAACGTAGGTTGTGCAAAGGAGCTCCATTGTGACATAATTAAGAAAGGATATGAATCCATGACTCTTCTTGGCAATGCTCTGGTGGATATTTATGCCAAATGTGGACAGATGGAGGATTCTCTCAAACAATTTGATAACATGAATTCTCGAGACACTGTTACGTGGAATACTATTATTGCAGCGTGCAGTCATTCAGAGGATTGCTCCATGGGATTCAGAATGGTTAGGAGAATGAGACTCGAGGGGATGATGCCAGATGTGGCTACAATTTTAAGTACTCTGCCTTTGTGTTCCATGCTTGCTGCCAAACGACAGGGTAAAGAAATGCACGGCCTGATTCTGAGGTTTGGTTTTGAGACTGATGTCCCTGTTGGGAATGCATTGATTGAAATGTACTCGAAAAGTGGAAGCTTGAGGAACTCGGTAATGGTATTCGAGAGCATGAAGACAAGAGACATAGTCACTTGGACAGCAATGATCACTGCATATGGAATGTATGGCGAAGGAAAGAAAGCTCTGAGAGTTTTCGAGGAGATGAAGCAAACTGGCATTGTTCTTGATCACATTGCATTTGTTGCCATCATATATGCATGTAGCCATTCAGGTCTGGTACAAGAAGGCCGCGCTTGCTTTGACCAAATGAAGAGAAACCATCACATTGAGCCTAGAATTGAACATTATGCGTGTATGGTAGATCTGCTGTCACGATCTGGGCTCCTAGCTGAAGCAGAGAAATTTATTCTCTCAATGCCATTGCAGCCCGATGCCAGTATATGGGGAGCTCTGCTTAGTGGTTGTCGAGCAAATGGAGACACCAAAACTGCAGAGCGTGCCTTACACCATCTCTCTGAATTGAACTCAGACGATCCAGGCTACCATGTCCTAGCATCCAATATGTACGCTACATTGGGAAAGTGGGACAAAGTGAGAACGATAAGAAAATCTCTGAAGGCGAGGGGGCTGAGAAAAGACCCTGGACGTAGCTGGCTAGAGATACACAACAAGATTTATGTTTTCGGTACTGGAGACAGGTCCTTTGAACAGTACACAGAGGTCAATAGTCTGTTAAGGATCCTTTATGGCCTGATGGCTAAAGAAGGCTATGTTGTGAACCTGAACTCTGTGTTGCATGATGTTGATGAAGATGAGAAGATAGACATGGTTTGTGAGCACAGTGAACGGCTAGCCATAGCGTTCGGGTTAATAAACACGAAACCTGGTACTCCTCTGCAAATAATGAAGAACCTCAGGGTCTGTGGGGATTGCCATACTGCAACCAAGTATATATCCAAAATTGTACACAGAGAGATACTAGTAAGAGATGCCAACAGATTTCACTTGTTCAAGGATGGTACATGTAGTTGTCGAGATCTTTGGTGA
- the LOC115996699 gene encoding uncharacterized protein LOC115996699: protein MGVVIIDGSTVRNFVNDDEVFNKAVDERFTTLDLNDDGVLSRSELRKAFESFRLNETHFGVDAATPPEDLPKLYDSIFEKFDLDQSGSIDRDEFKSEMKKIMLAIADGLGSSPIQMVLEESDNNLLKQAADREAAQING, encoded by the coding sequence ATGGGAGTGGTGATTATCGACGGGTCAACGGTGCGAAACTTCGTGAACGATGACGAGGTCTTCAACAAGGCCGTCGACGAGAGGTTCACGACGCTGGACCTCAACGACGACGGCGTCCTGTCGCGGTCGGAGCTGCGGAAGGCGTTCGAGTCGTTCCGCCTCAACGAGACTCACTTCGGCGTCGACGCCGCCACTCCGCCGGAGGATCTGCCCAAGCTCTACGACTCCATATTCGAGAAGTTCGATCTAGATCAGAGCGGCAGCATCGACCGCGACGAGTTCAAGAGCGAGATGAAGAAGATCATGCTCGCCATCGCCGATGGACTCGGATCGTCGCCGATCCAGATGGTGCTTGAAGAGAGCGATAATAACCTCCTCAAACAAGCCGCCGACCGAGAAGCCGCTCAGATCAACGGCTGA
- the LOC115996698 gene encoding ribosomal protein S2, mitochondrial codes for MTIHSALIQKLLSTNAHLGKRVAQNHFKIYSAGNRNAMTVIDSDKTLICIRSACDFISSLVRDRARFIFVNTNTLFDDIIDQMTKTIGCRNDTSWRLGGFLTNSSSPRKFRSRNKKLNLTAVHAPDCVVIFDTDRKSSVIEEASRLQIPIVGLVDSNMPWDTYKKITYPIPANDSVQFVYLFCNLITKTFLHEQKKLNPGTREDVQFLDQSKTATKDKVTVLPHENLEPLSEDLSETKQLLDKHVVLNFTGNSGTDGLQ; via the exons ATGACGATACACTCAGCGCTAATCCAGAAACTTCTGAGCACAAACGCGCACCTGGGGAAGCGCGTAGCGCAGAACCACTTCAAGATCTATTCCGCGGGCAATCGCAACGCCATGACGGTCATAGACTCTGACAAAACCCTAATATGCATCCGCAGCGCCTGCGATTTCATCAGCAGCCTCGTCCGCGACAGGGCGCGCTTTATCTTCGTCAACACCAACACGCTCTTCGACGACATCATCGATCAGATGACAAAAACCATCGGCTGTCGCAACGACACCTCATGGCGTCTCGGAGGCTTTTTGACAAACAGTTCGAGTCCGCGGAAGTTCAGGAGCCGTAACAAGAAGCTCAACCTTACCGCCGTTCATGCTCCCGATTGTGTCGTGATTTTCGACACTGACAGGAAATCTTCCGTCATTGAGGAGGCGTCTAGGCTGCAGATTCCCATCGTGGGGCTGGTTGACTCCAATATGCCCTGGGATACCTATAAGAAGATCACATACCCTATACCGGCGAATGACTCGGTTCAATTTGTCTATTTGTTCTGCAATTTGATCACCAAGACATTCCTTCATGAGCAGAAGAAGCTGAATCCTGGCACCCG aGAGGATGTTCAATTCCTTGACCAAAGCAAGACGGCTACCAAGGACAAAGTAACTGTTCTCCCTCATGAGAACTTAGAACCGCTTTCTGAGG ATCTTTCTGAAACTAAACAGCTATTGGACAAACATGTTGTTTTGAACTTCACTGGTAATTCGGGTACAGATGGGCTCCAATAA
- the LOC115997487 gene encoding uncharacterized protein LOC115997487, with translation MKGRKPISFSAESSKPAEDGGILAGRNGVGAMHPLDSPVNAQAPSEQLKLVAEGENKRPRFEEGFYELEAIRKKRLRQGKVQYLIKWRGWPESANTWEPHENLSSCPDVVTAFEKRSRAHSGKRSRRGRKRKLSATLTRTEMGLHHSAAAAKVTPQTKTRRRQYASAPAAKDTMGIETRNMPCHSSAAAKDNVPATKGIPLVAVPFQCLDDSSIENHVANDVCRPKVSGSSRARNEHPLVTNGSSLEKSVADSEETQILGTCLPPGFSKSNIGKPVRYGRCASSAAAKDNVPATKGIPLVAVPIPCLDDSSIENNVSSDVCRPKVSGSSRGWNERPLVTNGSSLEKSVADSEETQILGTCFPPGFSKSNIGKPVRSGRCASSAAAKDNVPATKGIPLVAVPIPCLDDSSIENNVSNDVCRPKVSGSSRARDEHPLISNGSSLKKSVADSEETELGACFPPGFSKSNIGKPVRSGRCASSASAKDNVPATKGIPLVAVPIRCLDDSSIENNVSNDVCRPKVSGSSRARDEHPLITNGSSLKKSVADSEETQLGVCFPPGFSKSNIGKPVRSGRCARSAPRAIRKTVGSTRKFTGKSSVHTSDDAQDPIRTTCSNMTAFGKDGFENVTINEIMRALSCQASVSRGILTFEAKRSDGKVVRVTNDFLKANNPFLLLNFYDTYFRNTPEAAGMLGSGNRY, from the exons atgaaGGGAAGGAAACCAATATCGTTCAGTGCTGAATCCTCTAAACCCGCTGAGGATGGAGGTATCCTCGCTGGAAGGAATGGCGTGGGTGCTATGCATCCCCTTGATTCTCCAGTGAATGCTCAGGCACCTTCTGAGCAACTGAAATTGGTGGCAGAGGGAGAAAATAAAAGGCCTCGGTTCGAAGAAGGGTTTTATGAGCTTGAGGCAATAAGGAAGAAGCGATTGCGACAG ggcAAAGTCCAGTACTTGATTAAATG GCGAGGTTGGCCGGAGTCTGCGAACACTTGGGAGCCACATGAGAATCTGTCATCATGCCCTGATGTTGTTACTGCCTTTGAAAAGAG gtCTCGTGCACATTCAGGGAAACGATCCAGGCGTGGGCGTAAGCGCAAGTTAAGTGCTACTCTTACTAGAACAGAGATGGGGCTGCATCATTCTGCTGCAGCTGCTAAGGTTACTCCTCAAACCAAAACAAGGAGAAGGCAGTATGCTTCTGCTCCTGCTGCTAAGGATACTATGGGTATTGAAACAAGGAATATGCCGTGTCATTCCAGTGCAGCTGCCAAGGATAATGTGCCAGCTACGAAGGGAATACCATTGGTGGCTGTGCCCTTTCAATGTCTTGATGACTCAAGCATTGAAAATCATGTGGCCAATGATGTTTGCAGGCCAAAAGTTTCTGGAAGTAGCAGGGCGCGGAATGAACATCCTTTAGTAACCAATGGTTCCAGTCTGGAAAAATCCGTTGCAGATTCAGAGGAGACTCAAATACTAGGAACTTGCCTTCCACCTGGGTTTTCTAAGTCTAACATCGGGAAACCAGTTCGATATGGTCGTTGTGCTTCCAGTGCAGCTGCCAAGGATAATGTGCCAGCTACGAAGGGAATACCATTGGTGGCTGTGCCCATTCCATGTCTTGATGACTCAAGCATTGAAAATAATGTGAGCAGTGATGTTTGCAGGCCAAAAGTTTCTGGAAGTAGCAGGGGGTGGAATGAACGTCCTTTAGTAACCAATGGTTCCAGTCTGGAAAAATCCGTTGCAGATTCAGAGGAGACTCAAATACTAGGAACTTGCTTTCCACCTGGGTTTTCTAAGTCTAACATCGGGAAACCAGTTCGATCTGGTCGTTGTGCTTCCAGTGCAGCTGCCAAGGATAATGTGCCAGCTACGAAGGGAATACCATTGGTGGCTGTGCCCATTCCATGTCTTGATGACTCAAGCATTGAAAATAATGTGAGCAATGATGTTTGCAGGCCAAAAGTTTCTGGAAGTAGCAGGGCGCGGGATGAACATCCTTTAATATCCAATGGTTCCAGTCTGAAAAAATCCGTTGCAGATTCAGAGGAGACTGAACTAGGAGCTTGCTTTCCACCTGGGTTTTCTAAGTCTAACATCGGGAAACCAGTTCGATCTGGTCGTTGTGCTTCCAGTGCATCTGCCAAGGATAATGTGCCAGCTACGAAGGGAATACCATTGGTGGCTGTGCCCATTCGTTGTCTTGATGACTCGAGCATTGAAAATAATGTGAGCAATGATGTTTGCAGGCCAAAAGTTTCTGGAAGTAGCAGGGCGCGGGATGAACATCCTTTAATAACCAATGGTTCCAGTCTGAAAAAATCCGTTGCAGATTCAGAGGAGACTCAACTAGGAGTTTGCTTTCCACCTGGGTTTTCTAAGTCTAACATCGGGAAACCAGTTCGATCTGGTCGTTGTGCTAGATCTGCTCCCCGTGCTATAAGGAAGACGGTAGGCTCTACTAGGAAGTTTACAGGAAAATCTTCTGTTCATACAAGTGATGATGCACAAGATCCGATAAGGACTACTTGTAGTAACATGACTGCATTTGGGAAAGATGGGTTCGAAAACGTCACCATTAATGAGATAATGAGAGCTCTAAGCTGTCAAGCTTCTGTAAGCAGAGGAATCTTAACCTTTGAGGCCAAGAG GTCTGATGGAAAAGTGGTCAGAGTAACCAATGATTTTCTGAAGGCTAACAACCCCTTCCTG TTGCTAAATTTCTATGATACATACTTTCGCAACACTCCAGAAGCAGCAGGGATGCTGGGATCTGGGAACAGATACTAG
- the LOC115995693 gene encoding uncharacterized protein LOC115995693: protein MVSLKGFIVTLWVVYLTSKTTLVLHADAARTGAAAPAAAGGNVYCSTISAVPDRVRCEKVTKTATNWSQAMTMALTDASKHAAHVVHDSKTVSLGDTGCSETYTNIEARLKECLDLVSKGDKGDEINFKLSACVTALEDCKNRLQDDRDDETPFYILNRHFNHALKICLVVDKSRNAE, encoded by the exons atggtGAGTTTGAAGGGATTCATTGTGACATTGTGGGTGGTGTATCTAACCTCGAAGACCACCCTTGTCCTCCATGCCGATGCTGCCCGCACTGGCGCCGCTGCGCCGGCTGCCGCCGGCGGCAATGTTTACTGCTCCACTATTTCCGCCGTCCCTGACAGAGTCCGATGCGAGAAAGTGACGAAAACCGCCACAAATTGGAGCCAGGCAATGACGATGGCTTTAACGGACGCATCCAAACACGCCGCACATGTGGTCCATGACAGTAAAACGGTGTCTTTGGGAGACACCGGCTGCTCTGAGACCTACACTAACATCGAAGCCAG ATTGAAGGAATGCTTGGATTTAGTCAGCAAAGGGGACAAGGGTGATGAAATAAACTTCAAACTCTCTGCGTGTGTAACCGCTCTTGAAGATTGTAAAAATAGACTTCAAGATGATAGAGATGACGAGACTCCGTTTTATATACTTAATCGTCATTTCAATCACGCCCTCAAAATTTGCTTGGTTGTTGATAAATCCAGAAATGCGGAGTGA
- the LOC115996164 gene encoding E3 ubiquitin-protein ligase SIRP1-like: MDSLPLSLHNCSDTNPNSSPSRNSNSIFLAPASGFAPSGDNFRINLRLQLHHHGSNDDRNSLTTDTNLRHSQASEFSAQSSQQRIKVDSSILEKDPAICCPICKDELFLDLDLKVLPCKHKFHVNCISRWLKIKNSCPICRFQMPIKADSGAFDRQRSVESEEFLEDYDDDDEFSGAWHPPIRRVPRSYNLSEMFSVRF; the protein is encoded by the coding sequence ATGGATTCTCTGCCTCTGTCACTGCACAACTGTTCAGACACAAACCCTAATTCTTCTCCCTCACGCAATTCCAACTCCATTTTTTTGGCTCCTGCAAGTGGTTTTGCACCTTCCGGCGACAACTTTCGCATTAATCTCCGTCTTCAGCTCCATCACCACGGCTCCAACGATGATCGGAATTCCCTCACCACCGATACAAACCTCCGCCATAGCCAAGCTTCAGAGTTTTCTGCACAATCATCACAACAACGCATAAAAGTCGACTCTTCGATTCTCGAAAAGGATCCGGCGATTTGTTGCCCTATTTGCAAAGACGAGCTTTTCCTCGATTTGGATTTGAAGGTGCTGCCTTGCAAGCACAAGTTCCACGTGAACTGCATCTCGCGGTGGTTGAAGATAAAGAATTCGTGTCCGATTTGTCGATTCCAGATGCCGATCAAGGCGGATTCAGGGGCGTTTGACAGGCAGAGATCAGTAGAATCTGAAGAATTTTTGGAGGAttacgatgatgatgatgagttttCAGGCGCTTGGCATCCACCAATTAGGCGAGTTCCGCGGAGCTATAATCTCTCGGAGATGTTCTCAGTGCGCTTCTGA